A window of Synergistaceae bacterium contains these coding sequences:
- a CDS encoding RecX family transcriptional regulator, producing the protein MSRQRDRRRGRSPEDYLVSLLDHSPQTRGVALEKLLRRGVPRDEAEELLDRFEQAGWIDDAAYAVLFVDSHEEWGLRRLRDELAARGVARDLVERALEEVDEEDRAAALVEEWSSLGMERSKMEGRLLRRGFSPSVCRNSLDGAC; encoded by the coding sequence TTGTCGAGACAGCGTGATAGGAGGAGGGGCAGATCGCCCGAGGATTACCTCGTATCGCTGCTCGATCACTCCCCCCAGACCAGGGGAGTCGCCCTGGAGAAGCTTCTTCGAAGGGGCGTTCCGCGAGATGAGGCGGAGGAGCTGCTCGACAGGTTCGAGCAGGCCGGCTGGATCGACGACGCCGCCTACGCCGTGCTGTTCGTGGACTCCCACGAAGAGTGGGGCCTCCGCAGGCTGCGCGACGAGCTCGCCGCGAGGGGGGTCGCTCGCGACCTGGTAGAGAGGGCGTTGGAGGAGGTCGACGAGGAGGATCGGGCGGCCGCTCTCGTGGAGGAGTGGTCGAGCCTGGGTATGGAGCGTTCGAAGATGGAGGGCAGGCTGCTGCGGCGCGGTTTTTCCCCCTCCGTCTGCAGAAATTCACTTGACGGGGCTTGTTAG
- the rny gene encoding ribonuclease Y: MAFLLGIAAGAGAGFLFSKSFGKKNIMNAKVQAQVILREASIAAEQAKRERLTEAKEEAFRLRQEIEREGKERRSELQRAERRLEQKEENLDRKLDRVAHREDELKARQEELDSRMIEVDGIKKRQLERLEEIARMTSDEARDLLLRRTEEEAQHILGLRLKELEEKSKREADRKAREIIVTAVQRCAVEHTSEAAVSVVHLPSDEMKGRIIGREGRNIRTFETIAGVDLIVDDTPEAVTLSSFDPVRREIARIALERLVVDGRIHPARIEELIEKATRDVEAQIVEAGEGALLDTGVKNMHPELVHTLGQLKFRFSYGQNALQHSLEVAYLSGMIAAELGIDEEIARRAGLLHDLGKAVDHKIEGPHALIGADLAKRFNESPEVVNAIAAHHEDQEAKSVYDVIVAAADAVSASRPGARRESLDAYVKRLEKLEELAKTFNGVSKAYAIQAGREIRVVVSPNISDDAIVHKIAFDVARKIEEELKYPGQIKVTATKETRATEYAK, from the coding sequence ATGGCGTTTTTACTTGGTATCGCCGCCGGCGCCGGAGCAGGCTTCCTGTTCTCAAAGTCCTTCGGGAAGAAGAACATAATGAACGCCAAGGTGCAGGCCCAGGTGATACTTAGAGAGGCGTCGATAGCGGCCGAACAGGCGAAGCGCGAGAGGCTCACCGAGGCGAAAGAGGAGGCCTTCAGGCTTCGCCAGGAGATAGAGCGCGAGGGCAAGGAGCGCCGATCGGAGCTTCAGCGAGCGGAGCGGCGGCTGGAGCAAAAGGAGGAGAACCTGGATCGCAAGCTCGACAGGGTGGCTCACCGCGAGGACGAGCTGAAGGCCAGGCAGGAGGAGCTCGACTCCAGGATGATCGAGGTCGACGGGATCAAAAAGAGGCAGCTAGAGCGCCTCGAGGAGATCGCTAGGATGACCTCGGACGAGGCGAGGGATCTTCTCCTTCGGAGGACGGAGGAGGAGGCGCAGCATATTCTGGGCCTTCGTCTGAAGGAGCTGGAGGAGAAGTCGAAGAGAGAGGCCGACAGGAAGGCACGGGAGATAATAGTGACCGCGGTTCAGCGCTGCGCGGTCGAGCACACGTCGGAGGCGGCGGTCAGCGTGGTTCACCTGCCTTCCGACGAGATGAAGGGGCGCATAATAGGCAGGGAAGGCAGAAACATAAGGACGTTCGAGACCATCGCCGGTGTCGACCTCATAGTGGACGACACCCCCGAGGCGGTGACTCTCAGCAGCTTCGATCCCGTAAGGCGCGAGATAGCCAGGATTGCGCTGGAGCGCTTGGTGGTCGACGGGAGGATACATCCCGCCCGGATAGAGGAGCTGATAGAAAAGGCGACACGCGACGTCGAGGCGCAGATAGTGGAGGCAGGAGAGGGTGCCCTTCTGGACACCGGCGTCAAGAACATGCACCCGGAGCTGGTCCACACTCTAGGTCAGCTTAAGTTCCGCTTCAGCTACGGGCAGAACGCCCTGCAACATAGCCTCGAGGTGGCCTACCTGTCCGGCATGATAGCGGCCGAACTGGGGATAGACGAGGAGATCGCCCGCCGAGCCGGGCTGCTGCACGACCTGGGCAAGGCGGTGGACCACAAGATAGAGGGGCCGCACGCCCTGATCGGGGCTGACCTGGCGAAGAGGTTCAACGAGAGCCCCGAGGTAGTGAACGCCATAGCCGCGCACCATGAGGACCAGGAGGCCAAGAGCGTCTACGACGTGATAGTGGCCGCGGCGGACGCGGTGAGCGCGTCACGGCCGGGAGCAAGGCGCGAGAGTTTGGACGCGTACGTCAAGAGGCTCGAGAAGCTCGAGGAACTTGCGAAGACTTTCAACGGCGTAAGCAAGGCCTACGCCATACAGGCGGGCCGCGAGATACGGGTGGTGGTGAGCCCCAACATCTCCGACGACGCGATTGTGCACAAGATCGCATTCGACGTGGCGCGGAAGATCGAGGAGGAGCTGAAGTACCCGGGGCAGATAAAGGTCACGGCGACCAAGGAGACCCGCGCCACCGAGTACGCAAAGTAG
- a CDS encoding TIGR00282 family metallophosphoesterase, with product MKILFIGDIIGRPGRKVVAEVLPRLAEREGGFDFVLANCENAAAGKGITRKVADELFAAGISGLTSGNHIWDKPEGIQFMAEEPRVVRPANYPDACPGQGWMTLEKGDRKLVVANLIGRVFMAPLDCPFRKADEIVAAAGDLPVFVDFHAEATSEKRALGYYLDGRVAAFVGTHTHVQTADEEILPGGTAFITDAGMTGGHRSSIGVKLEGVISRYLTGMPAKYEVSSDGLALNGVIITLDDETGRATGITRVFERLSF from the coding sequence ATGAAGATACTCTTCATAGGCGACATCATTGGTCGTCCCGGCAGGAAGGTCGTGGCGGAGGTTCTGCCGCGACTGGCCGAGAGGGAGGGAGGCTTCGACTTCGTCCTGGCCAACTGCGAGAACGCGGCGGCCGGCAAGGGTATAACAAGAAAGGTCGCGGACGAGCTCTTCGCGGCCGGCATATCGGGCTTGACATCGGGCAATCATATCTGGGACAAGCCCGAGGGGATCCAGTTCATGGCGGAGGAGCCGAGGGTCGTGCGCCCCGCGAACTACCCGGACGCCTGCCCCGGCCAGGGGTGGATGACCCTTGAGAAGGGGGATCGCAAGCTGGTGGTGGCCAACCTTATCGGAAGGGTCTTCATGGCACCGCTGGACTGCCCCTTCAGGAAGGCGGACGAGATAGTGGCCGCCGCCGGCGATCTGCCGGTGTTCGTCGATTTTCACGCAGAGGCGACGTCAGAGAAGAGGGCCCTCGGCTACTACCTCGACGGAAGGGTCGCCGCGTTCGTGGGCACGCACACTCATGTGCAGACCGCGGACGAGGAGATCCTCCCCGGGGGGACGGCCTTCATCACCGACGCGGGGATGACCGGCGGGCACAGAAGCTCGATCGGCGTGAAGCTCGAAGGCGTCATCTCAAGGTACCTCACCGGCATGCCGGCGAAGTACGAGGTCTCCTCCGACGGGCTTGCGTTGAACGGGGTGATAATAACTCTGGACGACGAGACCGGTAGGGCGACCGGTATAACAAGGGTGTTCGAGAGGCTTTCCTTCTAG